Proteins from a single region of Fibrobacter sp.:
- a CDS encoding T9SS type A sorting domain-containing protein has product MDLQGHIVKSATAASAMDLSSLPVGIYMLRVQGSNVHYSKRIILK; this is encoded by the coding sequence ATGGATCTCCAGGGCCATATCGTGAAGTCCGCGACCGCGGCCAGCGCGATGGACCTCAGCTCCCTCCCGGTGGGCATCTACATGCTCCGAGTGCAAGGCTCAAACGTTCACTATTCAAAACGGATTATACTCAAATAG